Proteins from a single region of Felis catus isolate Fca126 chromosome B4, F.catus_Fca126_mat1.0, whole genome shotgun sequence:
- the CTDSP2 gene encoding carboxy-terminal domain RNA polymerase II polypeptide A small phosphatase 2 — MEHGSIITQARREDALVLTKQGLVSKSSPKKPRGRNIFKAFFCCFRAQHVGQSSSSTELSAYKEEANTIAKSDLLHCLQYQFYQIPGTCLLPEVTEEDQGRICVVIDLDETLVHSSFKPINNADFIVPVEIEGTTHQVYVLKRPYVDEFLRRMGELFECVLFTASLAKYADPVTDLLDRCGVFRARLFRESCVFHQGCYVKDLSRLGRDLRKTLILDNSPASYIFHPENAVPVQSWFDDMADTELLNLIPIFEELSGAEDVYTSLGQLRAP, encoded by the exons ATGGAACACGGCTCCATCATCACCCAGGCGCGGAGGGAAGACGCCCTGGTGCTCAccaagcaag GCCTGGTCTCCAAGTCATCTCCTAAGAAACCTCGTGGACGGAACATCTTCAAGGCCTTTTTCTGCTGTTTTCGCGCCCAGCATGTTGGCCAGTCCAGCTCCTCCACTGAGCTCTCCGCATACAAGGAGGAAGCCAACACCATTGCTAAG TCGGATCTGCTCCACTGTCTCCAGTACCAGTTTTATCAG ATCCCGGGGACCTGCCTGCTCCCAGAGGTGACAGAGGAAGATCAAGGAAGGATCTGCGTGGTCATCGACTTGGATGAAACCCTTGTGCATAGCTCCTTTAAG CCAATCAACAACGCCGATTTCATAGTGCCTGTCGAGATTGAGGGGACCACTCACCAG GTGTATGTGCTCAAGAGGCCTTACGTGGATGAGTTCCTGAGACGAATGGGGGAGCTCTTTGAATGTGTTCTCTTCACTGCCAGCCTGGCCAAG TATGCCGACCCAGTGACGGACCTGCTGGACAGGTGCGGGGTGTTCCGGGCCCGCCTGTTCCGGGAGTCCTGTGTGTTCCACCAAGGCTGCTATGTCAAGGACCTCAGCCGCCTGGGAAGGGATCTGAGGAAAACCCTCATTCTGGACAACTCTCCTGCTTCTTACATCTTCCACCCAGAAAACGCA GTGCCCGTGCAGTCTTGGTTTGATGACATGGCAGACACTGAGTTGCTGAACCTAATCCCAATCTTTGAGGAGTTGAGCGGAGCAGAGGATGTCTACACCAGCCTCGGGCAGCTGCGGGCCCCTTAG